In one Streptomyces marincola genomic region, the following are encoded:
- a CDS encoding DEAD/DEAH box helicase — MRNRTRTNDRYSRSRSGRAEGAGGNSRFRSPAAGRSSGPARRQAPLQGEFALPKTITPALPAVEAFSELDLPKPLLAALAAEGVSVPFPIQAATLPNTLAGRDALGRGRTGSGKTLAFGLALLARTAGQRAEPRQPLGMVLVPTRELAQQVTDALTPYARSVRLRLATVVGGMPIGRQAAALRNGAEIVVATPGRLKDLIDRGDCRLNQVAISVLDEADQMADMGFTRQVTVLLDQVRPEGQRLLFSATLDRNVDMLVRRYLTDPVVHSVDPSAHAVTTMEHHVLHVDAADKQATTTEIAAREGRVIMFIDRKHAADRLAKHLLSNGVRAAALHGGKSQPQRTKTLARFKDGQVTVLVATNVAARGIHIDNLDLVVNVDPPTDHKDYLHRGGRTARAGESGRVVTLVTPDQRRDMARLMSAAGIAPQTTRVRAGDAELRRITGAQAPSGVPVTITVPAEAPPRPRGAAPRGRRGGSRSGAARRSGSGSGRRSSFAGSARVDAA; from the coding sequence ATGAGGAACCGCACACGCACGAACGACCGATACTCCCGCTCGCGTTCCGGCCGCGCCGAGGGTGCGGGCGGGAACAGCCGTTTCCGTTCCCCCGCCGCCGGCCGTTCCAGTGGTCCGGCGCGGCGGCAGGCGCCGCTCCAGGGCGAGTTCGCGCTGCCGAAGACCATCACTCCGGCGCTGCCCGCCGTCGAGGCGTTCTCCGAGCTCGACCTGCCGAAGCCGCTGCTCGCCGCGCTGGCCGCCGAGGGGGTGAGCGTGCCGTTCCCGATCCAGGCGGCGACGCTGCCCAACACCCTCGCGGGCCGGGACGCGCTCGGCCGGGGCCGGACGGGTTCCGGCAAGACGCTGGCCTTCGGCCTCGCGCTGCTCGCGCGCACCGCCGGGCAGCGCGCCGAGCCGAGGCAGCCGCTCGGGATGGTGCTCGTGCCCACCCGTGAGCTCGCGCAGCAGGTCACGGACGCGCTCACCCCGTACGCGCGCTCCGTGCGGCTGCGGCTGGCCACGGTCGTCGGCGGGATGCCGATCGGCCGGCAGGCCGCCGCGCTGCGCAACGGCGCCGAGATCGTCGTCGCGACGCCTGGCCGGCTGAAGGACCTCATCGACCGCGGCGACTGCCGGCTCAACCAGGTGGCCATCAGCGTGCTGGACGAGGCCGACCAGATGGCCGACATGGGCTTCACGCGGCAGGTCACCGTGCTGCTCGACCAGGTGCGGCCCGAGGGCCAGCGGCTGCTGTTCTCCGCGACGCTCGACCGGAACGTCGACATGCTCGTGCGCCGCTACCTGACCGACCCCGTCGTGCACTCCGTGGACCCCTCGGCGCACGCGGTCACCACGATGGAGCACCACGTGCTGCACGTGGACGCGGCGGACAAGCAGGCCACGACCACCGAGATCGCGGCGCGCGAGGGCCGCGTGATCATGTTCATCGACCGCAAGCACGCGGCCGACCGGCTCGCCAAGCACCTGCTGAGCAACGGGGTGCGCGCCGCGGCGCTGCACGGCGGGAAGTCGCAGCCGCAGCGCACCAAGACGCTGGCCCGGTTCAAGGACGGGCAGGTCACGGTGCTGGTGGCGACGAACGTGGCGGCGCGCGGCATCCACATCGACAACCTCGACCTCGTCGTGAACGTCGACCCGCCCACCGACCACAAGGACTACCTGCACCGGGGCGGGCGCACGGCTCGGGCCGGCGAGTCGGGGCGCGTGGTCACCCTGGTCACGCCGGACCAGCGCCGCGACATGGCGCGGCTGATGTCCGCGGCGGGCATCGCCCCGCAGACCACGCGGGTGCGCGCCGGTGACGCCGAGCTGCGCCGCATCACCGGGGCGCAGGCGCCCTCCGGGGTTCCCGTCACGATCACGGTGCCCGCGGAGGCGCCGCCCCGGCCGCGCGGTGCGGCGCCCCGCGGTCGGCGCGGCGGGAGCCGTTCCGGTGCGGCACGCCGTTCCGGCTCGGGCTCGGGCCGGCGGTCGTCGTTCGCCGGTTCCGCGCGGGTCGACGCGGCCTGA
- a CDS encoding phosphotransferase family protein, whose product MSAVEPVARASGSDVAAVVDGEQGRFFVKAMRNEPGGRRDSIRREQVINPFVLPVSPAMLWSAEGDDWIALGFEYVEGRPADFSPGSADVARVVDALSRIGALDLPEVARGWTEDRWDWFTASDEEVALLRGESLIHGDIHPANFLLGDRRSWVVDWSWPTRGAAFIDPATLVSQLVSAGHRPADAEELVSGCPAWRHADPRGIDVFAAATLRMWREIAERQGNPGWAQEMVGSVASWAEYRRAHAG is encoded by the coding sequence GTGAGCGCGGTCGAGCCTGTGGCGCGTGCGTCCGGCTCGGACGTGGCGGCCGTCGTGGACGGGGAGCAGGGCCGCTTCTTCGTCAAGGCGATGCGCAACGAGCCGGGAGGGCGCCGGGACTCCATCAGGCGTGAGCAGGTCATCAATCCGTTCGTGCTACCGGTCTCTCCGGCCATGCTGTGGTCCGCGGAGGGCGACGACTGGATCGCACTCGGTTTTGAGTACGTGGAAGGTCGCCCTGCGGACTTCTCTCCTGGCTCGGCGGATGTAGCTCGGGTGGTGGATGCTCTCAGCCGTATCGGCGCGCTCGATCTGCCCGAGGTCGCGCGAGGATGGACAGAGGATCGGTGGGACTGGTTCACTGCGAGTGACGAGGAGGTGGCACTTCTCCGTGGAGAATCTTTGATTCACGGGGACATTCATCCCGCCAATTTCCTCCTCGGGGACCGCCGGTCGTGGGTGGTGGACTGGTCCTGGCCCACCCGGGGGGCGGCGTTCATCGATCCAGCGACGCTTGTCTCTCAGCTCGTGAGCGCCGGGCACAGGCCGGCAGACGCCGAAGAACTGGTCAGTGGGTGCCCGGCTTGGCGGCATGCTGACCCTCGGGGGATCGACGTGTTCGCCGCTGCGACGCTGCGGATGTGGCGAGAGATCGCTGAACGTCAGGGGAACCCGGGGTGGGCCCAGGAGATGGTGGGATCGGTGGCGAGCTGGGCCGAATACCGGAGGGCACACGCGGGATGA
- a CDS encoding polysaccharide lyase family 7 protein, whose protein sequence is MRGTPPVRSAPRRRARLPWAGAALAAVVAALLAPTPAHAAPVQITPDGDAVTASTSDENVPANAVDDNYRTRWSGEGDGAWLELDLGASMTVTHMKLAVHNGTERRNVFELQYWTGSRWVTVHDGETSGETTGLETFRFDPVQTSKVRYLGHGYEGDGEGDWNSLTEVEVWGTPGGDDGGDDGGDDGGDAEFPSDVLDLSDWKVTLPIGDDGDPTEIFQPDLDEYVHDEFFRVSDSGDAVRFRAPVNGVTTGGSSYPRSELREMEPGGGDETEWSSTSGTHTMTVREAFTHLPEDKPHVVGAQIHGGDDDVTVIRLEGSELWITEGDESNHHLITDDYELGTVFEVRYVVSDGEIDIYYNGDLETTIEHRDSSNYFKAGAYTQANCGNSSPCSDDNYGEVEIYDVAVTHGSGDGGGDDGDNGGGDGSDSTQAAVRHGWGTPLAISDEFDYTGPVDPEKWAVPSGTVGGTQGCWEGHDGNGRRCAKNSVVEDGIMTMTGEANGDSGWLRQRLDTQYGRWEIRSRSQNTGSSGGLYHPLHLIWPTEGNRLENGEYDWVEYSNPDAQCLTAFLHYPQSPTDEKERRDLCPLDMTEWHNFAFEWTPDALVGYVDGEEWFRVADGANDERGDIQDMPSGHLNIQLDNFTGDGGLRPAEFQVDWVRVYE, encoded by the coding sequence GTGAGGGGAACACCCCCGGTTCGTTCCGCACCGCGCCGGCGCGCCCGGCTGCCGTGGGCGGGCGCCGCGCTGGCGGCGGTCGTCGCGGCGCTGCTCGCGCCGACGCCCGCGCACGCCGCGCCCGTGCAGATCACTCCGGACGGCGACGCGGTCACGGCGAGCACCAGCGACGAGAACGTGCCCGCGAACGCCGTCGACGACAACTACCGCACCCGCTGGTCGGGCGAGGGCGACGGCGCCTGGCTCGAACTCGACCTCGGCGCGTCCATGACCGTCACCCACATGAAGCTCGCCGTGCACAACGGCACCGAGCGCCGCAACGTGTTCGAGCTCCAGTACTGGACCGGCTCGCGCTGGGTGACCGTGCACGACGGCGAGACCAGCGGGGAGACGACGGGACTTGAGACGTTCAGGTTCGACCCCGTGCAGACGTCCAAGGTCCGCTACCTGGGGCACGGTTACGAGGGCGACGGCGAGGGCGACTGGAACAGCCTGACCGAGGTCGAGGTCTGGGGCACCCCGGGCGGCGACGACGGCGGGGACGACGGTGGGGACGACGGCGGCGACGCGGAGTTCCCGTCCGACGTGCTCGACCTGAGCGACTGGAAGGTCACCCTGCCCATCGGGGACGACGGGGACCCCACGGAGATCTTCCAGCCCGACCTCGACGAGTACGTGCACGACGAGTTCTTCCGGGTCAGCGACTCCGGGGACGCGGTCCGCTTCCGCGCGCCCGTGAACGGCGTCACGACCGGCGGTTCCAGCTACCCGCGTTCGGAGCTGCGGGAGATGGAGCCGGGCGGCGGCGACGAGACCGAGTGGTCCTCGACGTCCGGCACGCACACCATGACGGTGCGGGAGGCGTTCACCCACCTGCCCGAGGACAAGCCGCACGTCGTGGGCGCGCAGATCCACGGCGGCGACGACGACGTGACCGTGATCCGCCTCGAAGGCTCGGAACTGTGGATCACCGAGGGCGACGAGAGCAACCACCACCTGATCACCGACGACTACGAACTCGGCACGGTCTTCGAGGTGCGGTACGTCGTCAGCGACGGCGAGATCGACATCTACTACAACGGTGATCTCGAAACGACCATCGAGCACCGCGATTCGAGCAACTACTTCAAGGCCGGGGCCTACACGCAGGCCAACTGCGGCAACTCCTCGCCGTGCAGCGACGACAACTACGGCGAGGTCGAGATCTACGACGTCGCCGTGACCCACGGCAGCGGCGATGGCGGCGGTGACGACGGCGACAACGGCGGCGGTGACGGCTCCGACAGCACGCAGGCGGCCGTTCGGCACGGCTGGGGCACGCCGTTGGCGATCTCGGACGAGTTCGACTACACCGGCCCGGTCGACCCGGAGAAGTGGGCGGTGCCCTCGGGCACCGTGGGCGGCACCCAGGGCTGCTGGGAGGGCCACGACGGCAACGGCCGCAGGTGCGCCAAGAACAGCGTCGTCGAGGACGGCATCATGACGATGACCGGCGAGGCCAACGGCGACTCCGGGTGGCTCAGGCAGCGCCTCGACACGCAGTACGGGCGGTGGGAGATCCGGTCGCGCTCGCAGAACACCGGGTCGAGCGGCGGGCTCTACCACCCGCTGCACCTGATCTGGCCCACCGAGGGCAACCGGCTGGAGAACGGCGAGTACGACTGGGTCGAGTACTCGAACCCGGACGCGCAGTGCCTCACCGCGTTCCTGCACTACCCGCAGAGCCCGACGGACGAGAAGGAACGCCGGGACCTGTGCCCGTTGGACATGACGGAGTGGCACAACTTCGCGTTCGAGTGGACGCCGGACGCGCTGGTCGGCTACGTCGACGGCGAGGAGTGGTTCCGGGTCGCGGACGGCGCGAACGACGAGCGCGGCGACATCCAGGACATGCCCTCGGGGCACCTGAACATCCAGCTCGACAACTTCACCGGCGACGGCGGCCTGCGCCCCGCCGAGTTCCAGGTCGACTGGGTCCGCGTCTACGAGTGA
- a CDS encoding DUF6882 domain-containing protein, protein MRFSDRLLELARPHMAWVAEQLELFDQLVPHGDARYDLERATVTRSGITLDGQVVGSFAADGTWMWGWANSFAHTPGAAYVHRLRELGRREGVPELTRRMPDLSDFPDPRLAADHLLLICMGLLEAHGAVTVVVGGGSRLFLVTDDPVVPRAAPSAGRLTRALRAGAAVLPGDPEPAVRGWFARHGAEPERDGDGRLTGVLADGARVVVELGADSVTDVAVTGGRQQQQGLASPRPQPRPRPEPAPRPDPSTQRWFPAALLPTAARSIAYSECATREALAYAREHLGFEGAVPEWDEAAGEIRFPGGGLAARPLSSYDANEDRFAWAPGTEDIRAAFRAAAELPPGVAVPELDEEQLDLEPYVAPGPVAMALSRTAATVAGHTFLWIGGRFFAVADDRLPEPGTDPDLAARDIKEGAAWLHWGTPEEARPETMRTVAEAYFQRLGLPVNHYGMPDFLSGTLGLYEVRAHFSRDGALVRTTSGMFMAPQ, encoded by the coding sequence ATGCGTTTCAGTGACCGCCTGCTCGAACTCGCCCGGCCCCACATGGCGTGGGTCGCCGAACAGCTCGAACTCTTCGACCAACTGGTCCCGCACGGCGACGCGCGCTACGACCTTGAGCGGGCGACCGTGACGCGTTCGGGGATCACGCTCGACGGGCAGGTCGTCGGCTCGTTCGCGGCGGACGGGACGTGGATGTGGGGCTGGGCGAACTCGTTCGCCCACACGCCGGGGGCCGCCTATGTGCACCGGCTGCGGGAACTCGGCCGGCGCGAGGGCGTTCCCGAGCTGACCCGGCGCATGCCCGACCTCAGCGACTTCCCCGATCCGCGCCTGGCCGCCGACCACCTGCTGCTGATCTGCATGGGGCTGCTGGAGGCGCACGGGGCGGTGACCGTCGTGGTCGGCGGCGGTTCGCGGCTATTCCTGGTCACCGACGACCCCGTGGTGCCGCGCGCCGCGCCGAGCGCCGGGCGCCTCACCCGCGCGCTGCGCGCCGGGGCGGCCGTGCTGCCGGGCGACCCCGAGCCGGCGGTGCGCGGGTGGTTCGCCCGGCACGGCGCCGAGCCGGAACGGGACGGCGACGGGCGGCTCACCGGCGTGCTGGCCGACGGCGCCAGGGTCGTGGTCGAGCTGGGCGCCGACAGCGTCACCGACGTGGCCGTCACCGGCGGGCGGCAGCAGCAACAGGGCCTGGCCAGCCCCAGGCCGCAGCCGCGCCCCCGCCCGGAGCCGGCGCCGAGGCCGGACCCGAGCACGCAGCGCTGGTTCCCGGCGGCGCTGCTGCCGACGGCCGCACGTTCGATCGCGTACTCGGAGTGCGCCACGCGGGAGGCGCTGGCGTACGCGCGCGAACACCTGGGTTTCGAGGGCGCGGTGCCCGAGTGGGACGAGGCCGCGGGCGAGATACGGTTCCCCGGCGGCGGGTTGGCGGCGCGCCCGCTGTCGAGCTACGACGCGAACGAGGACAGGTTCGCGTGGGCTCCGGGCACCGAGGACATCCGGGCCGCGTTCCGTGCGGCGGCCGAGCTGCCGCCTGGCGTCGCGGTGCCGGAACTCGACGAGGAGCAGTTGGACTTGGAGCCCTACGTGGCGCCCGGGCCCGTGGCCATGGCACTGTCCCGCACCGCGGCGACGGTGGCGGGCCACACGTTCCTCTGGATCGGCGGACGGTTCTTCGCGGTGGCCGACGACCGGCTGCCGGAACCCGGAACCGATCCCGACCTGGCCGCGAGGGACATCAAGGAGGGCGCGGCCTGGCTGCACTGGGGCACGCCGGAGGAGGCGCGGCCCGAGACGATGCGGACGGTGGCCGAGGCGTATTTCCAGCGGCTGGGGCTGCCCGTGAACCACTACGGCATGCCCGACTTCCTCAGCGGCACGCTCGGCCTGTACGAAGTGCGGGCGCACTTCTCGCGGGACGGCGCGCTCGTGCGCACCACGAGCGGGATGTTCATGGCGCCCCAGTGA
- a CDS encoding helix-turn-helix domain-containing protein: MDQVTPEQQLSANTHFGVEVKAARDSRKQTQRHLASGTGYSVAYVSKVENGVLMPSARFAERCDLVFGTGGLFTRLRQRISETEAPSWAVTYLKLEAKAERVLDWSVHCLNGLLQTEDYARAILRAGNPHQDAATIDAMVTNRMRRYPDAFESAPKARLWAVIYEACIRSRVGGDGVMAGQLDHLITLAQKPEIDLQIMPFAGGAAASHASAFSLMTFTDDTPTALWTDGPVGGRLYQHGATARTVAEMHERLRAHAVSPEESLDLMRKISEEHR, from the coding sequence ATGGATCAGGTGACACCCGAGCAGCAGTTGAGCGCCAATACTCACTTCGGCGTCGAAGTGAAGGCCGCTCGGGACAGCCGGAAGCAGACGCAGCGGCACTTGGCCAGCGGGACGGGCTACTCGGTCGCGTACGTCAGCAAAGTGGAGAACGGCGTCCTGATGCCATCAGCACGCTTCGCCGAGCGTTGCGACCTCGTCTTCGGCACCGGAGGACTGTTCACACGACTGCGGCAGAGAATCAGCGAGACAGAAGCGCCGTCCTGGGCCGTCACCTACCTGAAGCTCGAAGCGAAGGCCGAGCGCGTCCTGGATTGGTCGGTGCACTGCCTCAACGGCCTTTTGCAGACGGAAGATTATGCTCGCGCCATCTTGCGAGCGGGTAATCCGCATCAGGATGCCGCCACGATCGACGCCATGGTGACGAACAGGATGCGCAGATACCCGGATGCTTTCGAGTCCGCCCCCAAGGCAAGGCTGTGGGCTGTCATTTATGAGGCATGCATCAGATCTCGCGTCGGCGGAGACGGGGTGATGGCCGGCCAACTCGATCACTTGATCACCCTGGCGCAAAAACCGGAAATCGACCTCCAAATCATGCCGTTCGCCGGTGGTGCGGCCGCATCCCACGCTTCCGCGTTCTCCCTCATGACCTTTACAGATGACACACCCACCGCGTTGTGGACGGACGGGCCGGTGGGCGGTCGGCTCTACCAACATGGTGCGACCGCGAGAACTGTGGCCGAAATGCACGAGAGGTTGCGCGCCCACGCCGTCTCTCCTGAAGAATCACTGGACCTTATGCGAAAGATCTCAGAGGAACACCGATGA
- a CDS encoding DUF397 domain-containing protein, translated as MTAHYTAPDTKWVSSSHSINGGACVEWAPGVVVGGGAVPVRDSKVPAGPVLTFAPAAWQTFVAALDDRRA; from the coding sequence ATGACTGCGCACTACACCGCACCGGACACCAAGTGGGTCAGCAGCTCCCACAGCATCAACGGCGGGGCGTGCGTCGAGTGGGCGCCGGGGGTGGTCGTGGGGGGTGGTGCGGTGCCGGTTCGGGACAGCAAGGTGCCCGCCGGGCCCGTGCTGACCTTCGCGCCCGCCGCCTGGCAGACATTCGTCGCCGCGCTCGACGACCGCCGCGCCTGA
- a CDS encoding MerR family transcriptional regulator, with product MTAENPYDRLDDDDYPAYTMGRAAEIVGTTPGFLRALGAARLITPLRSEGGHRRYSRYQLRIAARARELVDQGTPVEAACRIIILEDQLEEAQRINEELRRSAARDRPGADA from the coding sequence ATGACCGCGGAGAACCCCTACGACCGCCTCGACGACGACGACTACCCCGCCTACACCATGGGCCGCGCCGCCGAGATAGTCGGTACCACCCCTGGTTTTCTGCGGGCCCTGGGCGCGGCGCGCCTGATCACGCCGCTGCGTTCCGAGGGCGGCCACCGGCGCTACTCGCGCTACCAGCTGCGGATCGCCGCGCGCGCCCGCGAGCTGGTGGACCAGGGCACGCCCGTCGAGGCCGCCTGCCGCATCATCATCCTTGAGGACCAGCTCGAAGAGGCCCAGCGGATCAACGAGGAGCTGCGCCGCTCGGCCGCGCGGGACCGGCCGGGGGCCGATGCCTGA
- a CDS encoding protein kinase domain-containing protein: MAEALSCAEELARLHDAGLVHGDVQPHHFIIDDQRTHLIDLGLAHGGRIPEAYDFPFRGCLVMYESPEISRSVVEQGSAVPTRESDVFGLGASLFISVTGLRAVEFPPEAEREEQRRVIAKGHHREVTIPGPLGAIVEAMLSPVPAERPTAAEVCDALA, encoded by the coding sequence ATGGCTGAGGCGCTGTCGTGTGCGGAGGAACTTGCCCGTCTCCATGACGCCGGTTTAGTTCACGGTGATGTGCAGCCGCATCACTTCATCATCGACGATCAGCGCACGCACCTGATCGACCTCGGCCTGGCGCACGGGGGCCGCATTCCTGAAGCCTACGACTTCCCGTTCCGCGGTTGCCTTGTCATGTACGAAAGCCCCGAGATCTCTCGAAGTGTTGTCGAGCAAGGTTCCGCCGTGCCGACACGGGAGAGCGACGTCTTCGGGTTGGGAGCGAGTCTCTTCATCAGTGTGACAGGGCTCAGGGCCGTGGAGTTCCCACCGGAAGCGGAACGGGAGGAGCAGCGCCGTGTGATCGCGAAGGGGCACCACCGGGAGGTCACCATCCCCGGGCCGTTGGGTGCGATCGTCGAAGCGATGCTGAGTCCCGTTCCGGCCGAGCGGCCGACTGCCGCCGAGGTGTGCGACGCGCTGGCTTAG
- a CDS encoding type II toxin-antitoxin system prevent-host-death family antitoxin, whose product MSEPGDLPDRVDESELPAALGPVLTRSAEGGVTVITRNGEPIAAVVSMRDLEAAEEEVDRRLAAREPPTDDGTRTSLSDLLAEHTKGDE is encoded by the coding sequence ATGAGCGAACCAGGCGATCTGCCCGACCGCGTCGACGAATCCGAACTCCCCGCCGCTCTCGGCCCTGTGCTGACGCGCTCGGCCGAGGGCGGCGTCACGGTGATCACCCGGAACGGGGAACCCATCGCAGCGGTGGTGTCCATGCGGGACCTCGAAGCGGCGGAGGAGGAAGTCGACCGGCGCCTCGCCGCACGCGAGCCCCCCACCGACGACGGAACGCGCACCTCTCTCTCCGACCTGCTCGCCGAACACACCAAGGGCGATGAGTGA
- a CDS encoding cold-shock protein has translation MASGTVKWFNSEKGFGFIEQDGGGPDVFAHYSNIAGQGFRELLEGQKVTFDIAQGQKGPTAENIVAA, from the coding sequence ATGGCTTCCGGTACCGTCAAGTGGTTCAATTCGGAAAAGGGCTTCGGCTTCATCGAGCAGGACGGTGGCGGCCCCGACGTGTTCGCCCACTACTCGAACATCGCCGGCCAGGGCTTCCGTGAGCTGCTCGAAGGCCAGAAGGTGACCTTCGACATCGCGCAGGGCCAGAAGGGCCCGACGGCCGAGAACATCGTTGCCGCCTGA
- a CDS encoding type II toxin-antitoxin system RelE family toxin → MSGYEVEFTSAAERELKKLDRATQAKILSAVAALGRDPFVPVFRLTIS, encoded by the coding sequence GTGAGCGGCTACGAGGTCGAATTCACCTCAGCCGCCGAGAGGGAGCTCAAAAAGCTGGACCGGGCGACTCAGGCCAAGATTCTTTCCGCCGTGGCGGCATTGGGGCGCGATCCGTTCGTTCCGGTCTTCCGCCTGACGATCTCGTAG